The following coding sequences are from one bacterium window:
- a CDS encoding VOC family protein, whose protein sequence is MQKITPCLWFDNQAEEAASLYASLFKNSKIGSVSRYGEAGAQVSGLPKGTVMTVMFQIAGQEFMALNGGPMFNFTPAVSFFVNCESQQEITELWNRLSAGGTVLMELAEYPFAEKFGWLQDKFGVSWQLILSNRARKIIPFFMFVGAQHGKAEQAMNSYVSLFQDSSIHNIVRYGAGEEEPQGTVQHAVFSLAGQEFMAMDSNRKHPFTFTPAISFMVNCETQKEIDEYWERLSAGGEKEECGWLKDKYGVSWQIVPTILEKMLTDRDTAKSERVMAAVLQMKKPDIETLEQAYSG, encoded by the coding sequence ATGCAAAAAATCACACCCTGTTTGTGGTTCGATAATCAGGCGGAAGAGGCGGCGAGTCTTTATGCCTCCCTTTTCAAAAACTCAAAGATTGGCAGCGTGTCACGTTACGGCGAAGCAGGCGCACAGGTTTCCGGACTTCCAAAAGGAACGGTCATGACGGTGATGTTTCAAATCGCCGGACAGGAATTCATGGCGTTAAACGGAGGCCCCATGTTCAATTTCACGCCGGCCGTTTCGTTCTTCGTTAACTGCGAAAGTCAACAAGAGATAACGGAGTTATGGAACAGGCTTTCTGCCGGCGGGACGGTTCTTATGGAACTGGCTGAATATCCGTTCGCTGAAAAATTCGGATGGCTTCAGGATAAATTTGGCGTTTCGTGGCAATTGATTCTTTCGAATCGTGCGCGAAAAATCATCCCGTTTTTCATGTTTGTTGGAGCACAACACGGAAAAGCCGAACAAGCGATGAATTCTTATGTCTCTCTGTTCCAAGATTCAAGTATTCACAATATTGTTCGTTATGGCGCCGGAGAAGAGGAGCCGCAAGGAACGGTGCAGCACGCCGTATTTTCACTCGCCGGACAGGAGTTCATGGCAATGGATAGCAATAGAAAGCATCCCTTTACTTTTACTCCGGCCATATCCTTCATGGTGAATTGCGAAACGCAGAAGGAAATAGATGAATATTGGGAGAGACTCTCCGCAGGCGGAGAAAAAGAAGAATGTGGTTGGCTGAAAGACAAGTACGGTGTCTCCTGGCAGATCGTTCCAACCATTCTGGAAAAGATGTTGACTGATCGCGACACGGCAAAATCAGAAAGAGTTATGGCGGCAGTGCTTCAAATGA